In Marinobacter sp. LQ44, the following are encoded in one genomic region:
- a CDS encoding PglL family O-oligosaccharyltransferase has product MIRLTVFISALSFLVPLNFYPDVDFVKNFLGVIGGLFLFFTVMYKRGADLAVSRSASFLFVIFAGFVLLDGLDHYHAFVYLVSLLTALLVSVAISTLTERYSDSSVAGALAWFTTVVAGLSVLLGILRYYGLLTPALPWIADGGPRMIGALGQPNLTALVVLMGLISFIYLFATGKVRSKLWLLYPFWLCIGAVLTGSRFFYLGIAILCLISLIEFIRNYFSVSFRWQTLWSKGVLLTLLSLVLAYSVVSVADEFLTKRSVQAGLIDRESFSEISDARLRFGDVQRVGEWKKVIGGVSELDSLWLGNGPGSYPLFSMTMEVSGYPVNNQLMWTHPHNLLLMLLVEYGLLGLLVFLSFCFYLLFLYWTRPRTPVFVFSAAIVAVMLLQNQVEFSFWFSPFLLIFVAFLSLFDSKYKISWSQRPVLIGITSIVLIVALLVSVYAVRDYVHVVRIFQTLDIDDSDQYRLQDISRSSILGKGAMSVRILRLDPPSGGYERQLMEVDHFVETWPSQLFLHRRAALTAVVHGGDVACDRIRTAVRLYPDGVNILSRDLKSINEHVPLDMSYFEACILEGMEFWLDRK; this is encoded by the coding sequence ATGATCCGCCTTACTGTATTCATTAGCGCCCTGTCATTTCTTGTGCCGCTGAATTTTTACCCAGATGTGGACTTTGTAAAAAACTTTCTAGGTGTAATAGGGGGGCTCTTTCTTTTCTTTACCGTGATGTACAAAAGGGGGGCGGATTTAGCTGTCTCTCGCTCGGCATCTTTTTTGTTCGTGATATTTGCCGGATTTGTTTTGTTGGATGGTTTGGATCATTACCATGCGTTCGTGTATCTGGTATCTCTCTTGACGGCACTTTTAGTTTCCGTAGCGATTTCCACTCTAACAGAGCGCTATTCGGACTCGAGTGTAGCTGGAGCCTTGGCATGGTTCACCACTGTAGTAGCTGGCCTTTCTGTTTTATTGGGTATACTTCGCTATTATGGGTTGCTGACACCTGCTCTTCCATGGATTGCAGACGGCGGCCCTAGGATGATCGGTGCGTTGGGGCAGCCAAACCTTACTGCTCTTGTCGTGCTGATGGGGTTGATTTCATTTATCTATCTTTTTGCAACTGGAAAAGTCCGTTCCAAACTGTGGTTGCTTTATCCCTTCTGGCTCTGCATTGGCGCCGTTTTAACAGGCAGTCGATTCTTTTATTTGGGGATCGCGATCCTCTGCCTTATATCGTTGATTGAGTTTATTCGTAATTATTTTTCAGTTTCATTCCGCTGGCAGACCCTATGGTCGAAAGGTGTTTTATTAACGTTATTATCGCTTGTACTTGCATACTCAGTTGTTTCTGTTGCGGATGAATTCCTGACGAAAAGGTCGGTTCAAGCGGGATTGATTGATAGAGAAAGCTTTTCAGAAATATCTGATGCGCGCCTCAGGTTTGGCGACGTTCAGCGGGTTGGTGAGTGGAAAAAAGTCATTGGAGGAGTATCAGAGCTTGACAGTCTCTGGCTGGGTAATGGTCCGGGTAGCTATCCTCTGTTTAGTATGACAATGGAGGTGTCTGGCTATCCGGTGAATAACCAATTGATGTGGACACACCCGCATAACCTCTTGTTGATGTTGCTGGTAGAATATGGCCTTCTGGGACTATTGGTTTTTCTGTCGTTTTGTTTCTACCTTCTATTCTTGTATTGGACTAGGCCAAGAACGCCGGTATTCGTATTTTCGGCTGCAATAGTCGCTGTTATGTTGTTGCAGAATCAAGTAGAGTTTTCATTCTGGTTCTCTCCCTTCCTGCTAATTTTTGTGGCTTTTCTCAGTTTGTTTGATTCTAAGTACAAAATCTCTTGGTCCCAAAGGCCCGTGTTGATTGGTATAACTTCAATAGTATTGATTGTGGCGCTTCTGGTTTCCGTTTATGCGGTTCGCGACTATGTGCATGTTGTTCGTATATTTCAGACTCTTGATATTGATGACTCCGATCAATATCGACTCCAAGATATCTCTCGAAGCAGTATTCTGGGCAAAGGCGCGATGAGTGTGCGAATTTTGCGATTGGATCCGCCTTCGGGTGGTTATGAACGCCAACTAATGGAAGTTGATCACTTCGTCGAGACCTGGCCCTCACAGCTGTTCCTGCACAGGCGGGCTGCATTGACTGCGGTGGTGCATGGGGGGGATGTAGCTTGCGATCGAATTCGTACAGCAGTTAGACTTTATCCCGATGGTGTTAACATTCTGTCGCGAGATTTGAAGTCTATTAATGAACATGTTCCATTGGATATGTCATATTTTGAGGCTTGTATACTTGAAGGCATGGAGTTTTGGTTAGATCGGAAGTAA
- a CDS encoding pilin — translation MQEIKMNHGQKGFTLIELMIVVAIIGILAAIAIPQYQDYTARTQVNRAYSELSSLRTAVEERLTRGITTNTYADLGFTGSNLTTETSASNANFAGGTGSLVATLGQNAGAGITGATITLTRAANGGWTCTVAQGGATAWKASYIPAGCN, via the coding sequence ATGCAAGAAATCAAGATGAACCATGGTCAGAAGGGTTTCACCCTGATCGAACTGATGATCGTTGTGGCGATCATCGGTATCTTGGCTGCCATTGCTATTCCGCAGTATCAGGATTACACCGCGCGTACTCAGGTGAATCGTGCATATAGTGAGCTATCTTCCCTCCGGACAGCCGTGGAAGAACGTCTAACTCGTGGCATCACAACCAATACCTATGCCGACTTGGGCTTCACTGGTTCAAACTTGACCACTGAGACTTCGGCGTCTAATGCCAACTTCGCCGGCGGTACTGGCAGCTTGGTTGCAACGCTTGGTCAGAACGCTGGTGCTGGTATTACAGGTGCGACGATCACCCTGACACGTGCTGCTAATGGGGGATGGACTTGTACTGTTGCTCAGGGCGGTGCGACAGCATGGAAGGCCTCATACATTCCTGCTGGCTGTAACTGA
- the pilB gene encoding type IV-A pilus assembly ATPase PilB: protein MASNNRNVTLTGLARRFVDDGLLDEDTAKDAFLQASQNRIPLITYLTQNHLADSSKLAFSAAMEFGVSVLDLDSFLPEMMPEKVVDEKLVRKHNALPLYKRGNRLFIAVSDPTNIQALDEIKFNTGLSTDAILVDDAKLRTAIDKYLESQDTTMGDLDDADLEGVETEGGDQDDDGTVSATEVDDAPIVKYVNKMLLDAIRGGASDIHFEPYEKIYRVRYRTDGILKEISRPSIKLAPKISARVKIMAQLDISERRIPQDGRIKMKLSKTKAIDFRVNTLPTLWGEKIVLRILDPSQAKLGIDVLGYEEDQKQLYLDALEQPQGMILVTGPTGSGKTVSLYTGLNILNTPGINISTAEDPAEINLEGINQVNVNTKVGLGFAEALRAFLRQDPDVIMVGEIRDLETANIAIKAAQTGHLVLSTLHTNSAAETLTRMMNMGVPAFNIATSVSLIIAQRLGRRLCSCKQPADIPKDVLLKEGFTQEQIDTGFTLYRPKGCDKCSNGYKGRVGIYEVVKITEELASMIMEEASSIKIAKQAQAEGFRNLRQSALLKVMQGVTSLEEANRVTKD, encoded by the coding sequence ATGGCGAGCAACAACCGAAACGTGACATTGACAGGCTTAGCCCGTCGATTTGTGGATGACGGGCTTCTGGACGAAGATACCGCCAAAGATGCCTTTCTTCAGGCCTCTCAGAACCGCATCCCACTGATAACCTACCTCACCCAGAACCACCTGGCGGACAGTTCCAAACTCGCGTTTTCTGCTGCCATGGAATTTGGTGTTTCGGTGCTGGACCTTGATTCCTTCCTGCCTGAAATGATGCCGGAGAAGGTGGTTGACGAGAAATTGGTACGAAAGCATAACGCCCTGCCTCTGTATAAACGAGGCAACCGGCTGTTCATCGCAGTATCAGACCCCACAAATATTCAGGCGCTGGATGAGATCAAGTTCAACACCGGGCTTAGCACCGATGCGATTCTGGTGGACGATGCCAAGCTACGCACAGCCATCGACAAGTATCTCGAATCCCAGGACACCACCATGGGTGACCTGGACGATGCCGACCTTGAGGGCGTTGAGACCGAGGGTGGTGACCAAGACGACGACGGTACGGTCAGTGCTACCGAAGTAGATGACGCACCTATTGTTAAGTATGTGAATAAGATGCTGCTTGATGCCATCCGTGGCGGTGCTTCCGATATTCACTTCGAGCCGTATGAAAAGATTTACCGAGTGCGCTACAGAACCGACGGCATTCTGAAGGAAATCTCCCGCCCGTCCATCAAGCTCGCTCCAAAGATCTCTGCTCGGGTAAAGATCATGGCGCAGTTGGATATTTCGGAGCGCCGCATTCCTCAGGATGGCCGGATCAAGATGAAGCTATCCAAGACCAAGGCCATCGACTTCCGAGTGAACACTTTGCCTACCCTTTGGGGCGAAAAAATTGTTCTTCGGATTCTGGACCCTAGCCAGGCCAAGCTGGGCATTGATGTGCTGGGTTACGAGGAAGACCAGAAGCAGCTGTACCTGGACGCACTGGAGCAGCCTCAGGGCATGATCCTGGTAACTGGCCCTACCGGTTCAGGTAAAACAGTCTCCCTATACACTGGCCTAAACATTCTCAACACTCCGGGCATCAACATTTCCACGGCCGAAGATCCCGCCGAGATCAACCTGGAGGGTATCAACCAGGTTAACGTAAACACCAAAGTGGGCCTCGGCTTCGCTGAAGCCCTTCGGGCCTTCCTGCGGCAAGACCCGGATGTGATCATGGTGGGTGAGATCCGGGATCTCGAAACCGCGAACATTGCGATCAAAGCTGCGCAAACCGGGCATTTGGTTCTGTCTACCCTGCACACCAACAGCGCGGCCGAAACCCTCACGCGAATGATGAACATGGGGGTGCCTGCATTCAACATTGCCACGTCCGTGAGCCTGATTATTGCCCAGCGCCTTGGCCGGCGCCTGTGCAGCTGCAAGCAGCCGGCAGACATCCCGAAAGACGTCCTTTTGAAGGAAGGGTTCACACAAGAACAAATTGATACAGGCTTCACGTTGTACCGCCCCAAGGGCTGTGATAAATGCTCTAATGGATACAAAGGCCGCGTCGGTATTTACGAGGTGGTGAAGATTACTGAAGAACTGGCGAGCATGATTATGGAAGAAGCCAGCTCTATAAAAATTGCAAAACAAGCGCAGGCAGAAGGTTTCCGCAACCTGAGGCAATCCGCCCTTTTGAAAGTGATGCAAGGGGTGACCAGCCTTGAGGAAGCCAACCGCGTGACGAAGGATTAA